In the Vespa crabro chromosome 10, iyVesCrab1.2, whole genome shotgun sequence genome, one interval contains:
- the LOC124427221 gene encoding rho guanine nucleotide exchange factor 28 isoform X5 has protein sequence MEKRQEVLAPFSSDECPNSGEDSEEDVITDYLGSSHSDCDRVPTINGDLGGLSLHGNIVTETGYTEDNTNKTITMSGGNSEQQQQHPLLTLGTNIQTQPNPLVPIISVTPHSPGFAKNYPVLEDNLQHLHEIHDWIQRMRDLTMNTLGNNNRMPHDVPQRLTSSCPSLCPLILIEGGHRSNNHEAGSDPDLLVNCSTNSSPTHFPSMNSHAQPVQGIDRRRSWTDLEDTRRGRRRYSGQNHLQAQNMRQRSISLSSLDSEMELELDGKSCSGPVGVGNRACRSQASTHSLNEADLVQKSISTPSIVTPPIHTHLTESGTRTTPSLAAETAYDDQHSEKTRRKRGSIFFRKKKDKSGKKNSQQQHAWTTMTTGAQGNHQCDVCMKQSTSKPILHCENCGLSVHQSQGCKDHLVSECTKSKHQSVKAVIKSTSSISSVTSNNSVKRGSTASLPLPTSSGSGREINSKKTVTSYSPWRRVATKLGVNQTINEEKDTDGSGSHRDASSGWEEFDFGDEAHQFTVGDLEGLDPELGLGKEEHDSWSTAIGRHVASRLVDHCEREVKRQEHIYEFVLTEKHHCLVLLAMERIFVEGLRRHFRLGQPNLERMFPRLRDLIEIHLRFLQKLRKRQNANSVVPTIADILVEQFSGENAQRMKSAYGEFCSRHREAVETYKYYLHHDTRFERFVRHCQTNPLLKKKGIPECILFVTQRLTKYPLLVEPLIKTGIMQDEGESLRKALGLVKEILADVDACVADKEREDRKLEIYNKIDAKSFATYRGAKFKKSDIMAFNRILKFEGTAYLMQGRGKTTAIVVVVLSDILFFLVERDQKYAFLVPDNKAASVVSLQKLLVREKAGQESRGIYLISSNPAEPEMFELKVQKPKDKQFWIQAIRSAVEACPQEPENDTDVLMDGNSNNELRDTRSSSISMLSVEERQKMIKAKESHIFRIVGELRKKDAEQALLFEEKINLQVRLLRASNIWNENDSDYEKTDKVEKEIRDYTRLVQMEATDTTQLWQEVVVAVQEATRLASSLSFSTGGATLSRSLSSAGERHSEAYVPPALCVPRRAETFAGFDNNKERYPVRESAAMNVGSSLPKVGEFSKESPEDKESSELDANKDQQWTAIRLSHHVYTLLCIISNQMTTIDSLQAQLAACKEGSMGKSSNNRPNPNRQLEELRNLQDQLSREKAAFRAASQQEKNQLEEERAELARQREQLAAEQRDVTQQRDQLYRRLEALERQGLKAGSTTGPTTIHLSHVTQATEIVQPRKSQADAKRIPMNLISATNQQKVQSNVPVKQQLPLKLASGSNNNSRSGSTASHYSPDRHTRTGSSPAIVTGSTFSSPELGNSHGNSGTTSQIHSSNRSLRNTRSPPESYQQQHQRAEQQQPLEEEVIFF, from the exons atGAATGTCCCAATAGCGGAGAGGATAGCGAAGAGGATGTAATAACGGACTATCTTGGCTCATCGCATTCCGACTGTGACCGTGTGCCTACTATTAATGGAGATCTTGGTGGCCTGAGTCTACATGGAAATATAGTCACAGAAACTGGTTATACCGaagataataccaataaaacAATCACCATGTCTGGAGGGAATTCtgagcagcaacagcaacatcCGTTGCTTACACTTGGTACTAATATTCAAACTCAGCCTAATCCTCTTGTACCCATTATTAGTGTCACACCTCATTCTCCTGGTTTTGCTAAGAACTATCCTGTATTag aggACAATCTGCAGCATTTGCATGAAATTCATGACTGGATTCAACGTATGAGAGACTTGACGATGAATACTTTGGGAAACAATAATCGTATGCCCCATGATGTACCTCAGAGACTGACCTCTTCGTGTCCTTCCTTATGTCCATTGATACTTATAGAGGGTGGACATCGTTCCAATAATCATGAAGCAGGATCTGATCCAGATCTCCTTGTTAACTGTTCAACCAATAGCTCTCCGACACATTTTCCATCTATGAACTCTCATGCACAACCTGTACAGGGCATAGACAGAAGACGAAGTTGGACAGATTTGGAAGATACTAGACGTGGCCGACGCAGATATTCCGGGCAAAATCATCTGCAAGCACAAAATAtg cGACAACGCAGCATTAGTTTAAGTAGTCTGGACAGTGAAATGGAACTAGAACTAGATGGAAAATCTTGTAGTGGACCTGTAGGGGTAGGTAATCGAGCATGCAGATCACAAGCAAGTACTCATTCCTTAAATGAGGCAGACCTTGTGCAG AAATCTATTTCAACCCCTTCCATCGTTACACCGCCAATTCATACGCATCTCACTGAGTCCGGAACACGAACAACACCTTCTCTAGCAGC agAAACTGCATATGATGATCAACATTCTGAGAAGACCAGAAGAAAGCGTGGATCTATTTTCTTCCGTAAGAAAAAG GATAAAagtgggaaaaaaaatagtcaACAGCAACATGCATGGACCACAATGACAACTGGAGCACAGGGAAATCATCAATGTGATGTTTGCATGAAGCAATCAACGAGTAAACCAATTCTTCATTGTGAAA ATTGCGGATTATCGGTACATCAAAGTCAAGGATGCAAGGATCATTTGGTATCAGAATGTACCAAGTCTAAGCATCAGTCTGTAAAAGCTGTTATAAAATCAACATCGAGTATTTCTTCGGTTACAAGTAACAATAGCGTGAAAAGAGGTTCGACGGCATCGTTACCATTACCAACATCATCTGGAAGTGGAAG GGAAATTAACAGCAAGAAAACAGTGACAAGCTACAGCCCTTGGCGGCGAGTTGCCACCAAGCTCGGAGTCAA TCAAACAATTAATGAGGAAAAGGATACAGATGGTAGTGGTTCACATCGGGATGCTTCCAG tgGTTGGGAAGAATTCGATTTTGGAGATGAAGCACATCAGTTTACTGTAGGTGATCTTGAAGGCTTAGATCCTGAACTGGGCTTAGGAAAGGAAGAACATGATTCATGGAGTACAGCCATTGGAAGACACGTAGCATCACGTCTCGTAGATCATTGTGAACGCGAAGTGAAGAGGCAAGagcatatatatgaatttgtgTTAACAGAGAAACATCATTGCTTAGTATTATTAGCCATGGAAAGGATCTTCGTGGAAGGTTTACGACGTCATTTCCGTTTGGGACAACCAAATCTAGAACGAATGTTTCCAAGATTACGTGATCTCATCGAAATTCATTTAAGATTTCTACAGAAATTACGTAAACGTCAAAATGCAAATTCCGTTGTTCCTACTATCGCCGACATACTCGTCGAACAATTCTCAGGTGAAAATGCGCAACGTATGAAAAGTGCATATGGAGAATTTTGTAGTCGTCATAGAGAAGCCGTTGAAacttataagtattatttgcATCATGATACTCGATTTGAACGTTTTGTACGTCACTGTCAG ACAAATCCTTTGTTGAAGAAGAAGGGTATTCCAGAATGTATATTGTTCGTTACACAACGTTTAACAAAATATCCATTACTAGTCGAACCACTTATTAAAACCGGTATTATGCAAGATGAAGGAGAGAGCTTGAGAAAAGCTTTGGGACTAGTGAAAGAAATTTTAGCTGATGTAGATGCGTGCGTGGCAgataaagaaagggaagataGAAAATTAGAGATTTATAATAA GATCGACGCGAAATCGTTTGCCACGTACCGTGGTGCCAAGTTCAAAAAATCGGATATAATGGcatttaatagaattttaaaatTCGAAGGCACGGCATATTTAATGCAAGGTCGTGGAAAAACGACTGCCATCGTCGTAGTAGTTCTTTCcgatatattattcttcttagtTGAAAGAGATCAAAAATATGCTTTCTTAGTTCCGGACAATAAAGCTGCTAGTGTGGTATcgttacaaaaattattggtACGAGAAAAAGCTGGCCAAGAATCTAGGGGTATATACTTGATAAGTAGCAATCCGGCGGAACCTGAAATGTTTGAGTTAAAAGTTCAAAAGCCTAAGGACAAACAATTCTGGATTCAAGCAATACGTTCGGCGGTTGAGGCTTGTCCTCAAGAACCTGAAAATGATACGGACGTTCTTATGGAtggcaatagtaataatgaattaagGGATACACGTTCATCCTCCATATCGATGCTTTCCGTCGAAGAAAGgcaaaaaatgattaaagctAAGGAATCGCACATATTTAGAATTGTCG GCGAATTACGAAAGAAGGACGCGGAACAGGCGTTGctgttcgaagaaaaaattaatttacaagtACGACTTCTACGTGCATCTAATATTTGGAATGAAAATGATAGTGATTATGAAAAAACGGATaaagtggaaaaagaaattcgcgATTATACACGTCTTGTTCAAATGGAGGCGACGGATACCACTCAACTATGGCAAGAg GTTGTTGTCGCTGTACAGGAAGCCACACGATTGGCCAGTTCATTATCATTTAGTACTGGTGGTGCAACACTTTCTAGAAGTTTAAGTTCAGCGGGCGAACGCCATAGCGAAGCTTACGTTCCACCAGCTCTTTGCGTTCCTAGACGAGCAGAAACATTTGCTggtttcgataataacaaa GAAAGATATCCTGTACGTGAATCAGCGGCGATGAATGTAGGATCATCTCTCCCAAAAGTTGGtgaattttcgaaagaaagtcCCGAGGACAAAGAAAGTTCAGAATTGGACGCGAACAAAGATCAACAATGGACTGCGATACGTTTATCCCATCACGTTTATACTTTGCTTTGTATAATCAGTAATCAAATGACGACAATCGATAGTCTACAAGCGCAATTAGCTGCATGCAAGGAGGGAAGTATGGGAAAATCATCGAATAACAGGCCGAATCCAAATCGTCAATTGGAGGAGTTAAGAAATTTGCAGGATCAGCTTAGCAGGGAAAAGGCAGCGTTTCGTGCTGCTTCTcagcaagaaaaaaatcaattggaAGAGGAACGTGCAGAATTGGCAAGGCAGAGAGAACAATTGGCTGCAGAACAAAGGGACGTTACTCAACAGCGAGATCAATTGTATCGTCGATTGGAGGCGTTGGAACGTCAAGGTTTAAAGGCAGGCTCTACTACGGGTCCAACGACAATTCATTTGTCACACGTAACACAGGCTACAGAAATTGTACAACCACGGAAGTCTCAAGCAGACGCTAAGAGAATACCTATGAATTTAATCAGCGCTACCAATCAGCAGAAAGTACAAAGTAATGTTCCTGTGAAGCAACAACTCCCATTGAAGCTCGCAAGTggaagtaataacaatagcag GAGCGGAAGTACTGCGAGCCACTATAGTCCGGATCGGCATACTAGAACAGGAAGTAGCCCTGCTATCGTAACCGGATCTACGTTCTCTTCTCCTGAACTCGGCAATAGTCATGGTAATAGTGGCACCACGAGTCAAATACATTCCTCTAATCGATCTCTTCGAAATACACGATCTCCTCCTGAATCGtatcaacaacaacatcaacgAGCGGAACAGCAACAACCTTTGGAGGAGGAGGTGATCTTTTTCTGA
- the LOC124427221 gene encoding rho guanine nucleotide exchange factor 28 isoform X6: MEKRQEVLAPFSSDECPNSGEDSEEDVITDYLGSSHSDCDRVPTINGDLGGLSLHGNIVTETGYTEDNTNKTITMSGGNSEQQQQHPLLTLGTNIQTQPNPLVPIISVTPHSPGFAKNYPVLEDNLQHLHEIHDWIQRMRDLTMNTLGNNNRMPHDVPQRLTSSCPSLCPLILIEGGHRSNNHEAGSDPDLLVNCSTNSSPTHFPSMNSHAQPVQGIDRRRSWTDLEDTRRGRRRYSGQNHLQAQNMRQRSISLSSLDSEMELELDGKSCSGPVGKSISTPSIVTPPIHTHLTESGTRTTPSLAAETAYDDQHSEKTRRKRGSIFFRKKKDKSGKKNSQQQHAWTTMTTGAQGNHQCDVCMKQSTSKPILHCENCGLSVHQSQGCKDHLVSECTKSKHQSVKAVIKSTSSISSVTSNNSVKRGSTASLPLPTSSGSGREINSKKTVTSYSPWRRVATKLGVNQTINEEKDTDGSGSHRDASSGWEEFDFGDEAHQFTVGDLEGLDPELGLGKEEHDSWSTAIGRHVASRLVDHCEREVKRQEHIYEFVLTEKHHCLVLLAMERIFVEGLRRHFRLGQPNLERMFPRLRDLIEIHLRFLQKLRKRQNANSVVPTIADILVEQFSGENAQRMKSAYGEFCSRHREAVETYKYYLHHDTRFERFVRHCQTNPLLKKKGIPECILFVTQRLTKYPLLVEPLIKTGIMQDEGESLRKALGLVKEILADVDACVADKEREDRKLEIYNKIDAKSFATYRGAKFKKSDIMAFNRILKFEGTAYLMQGRGKTTAIVVVVLSDILFFLVERDQKYAFLVPDNKAASVVSLQKLLVREKAGQESRGIYLISSNPAEPEMFELKVQKPKDKQFWIQAIRSAVEACPQEPENDTDVLMDGNSNNELRDTRSSSISMLSVEERQKMIKAKESHIFRIVGELRKKDAEQALLFEEKINLQVRLLRASNIWNENDSDYEKTDKVEKEIRDYTRLVQMEATDTTQLWQEVVVAVQEATRLASSLSFSTGGATLSRSLSSAGERHSEAYVPPALCVPRRAETFAGFDNNKERYPVRESAAMNVGSSLPKVGEFSKESPEDKESSELDANKDQQWTAIRLSHHVYTLLCIISNQMTTIDSLQAQLAACKEGSMGKSSNNRPNPNRQLEELRNLQDQLSREKAAFRAASQQEKNQLEEERAELARQREQLAAEQRDVTQQRDQLYRRLEALERQGLKAGSTTGPTTIHLSHVTQATEIVQPRKSQADAKRIPMNLISATNQQKVQSNVPVKQQLPLKLASGSNNNSRSGSTASHYSPDRHTRTGSSPAIVTGSTFSSPELGNSHGNSGTTSQIHSSNRSLRNTRSPPESYQQQHQRAEQQQPLEEEVIFF, encoded by the exons atGAATGTCCCAATAGCGGAGAGGATAGCGAAGAGGATGTAATAACGGACTATCTTGGCTCATCGCATTCCGACTGTGACCGTGTGCCTACTATTAATGGAGATCTTGGTGGCCTGAGTCTACATGGAAATATAGTCACAGAAACTGGTTATACCGaagataataccaataaaacAATCACCATGTCTGGAGGGAATTCtgagcagcaacagcaacatcCGTTGCTTACACTTGGTACTAATATTCAAACTCAGCCTAATCCTCTTGTACCCATTATTAGTGTCACACCTCATTCTCCTGGTTTTGCTAAGAACTATCCTGTATTag aggACAATCTGCAGCATTTGCATGAAATTCATGACTGGATTCAACGTATGAGAGACTTGACGATGAATACTTTGGGAAACAATAATCGTATGCCCCATGATGTACCTCAGAGACTGACCTCTTCGTGTCCTTCCTTATGTCCATTGATACTTATAGAGGGTGGACATCGTTCCAATAATCATGAAGCAGGATCTGATCCAGATCTCCTTGTTAACTGTTCAACCAATAGCTCTCCGACACATTTTCCATCTATGAACTCTCATGCACAACCTGTACAGGGCATAGACAGAAGACGAAGTTGGACAGATTTGGAAGATACTAGACGTGGCCGACGCAGATATTCCGGGCAAAATCATCTGCAAGCACAAAATAtg cGACAACGCAGCATTAGTTTAAGTAGTCTGGACAGTGAAATGGAACTAGAACTAGATGGAAAATCTTGTAGTGGACCTGTAGGG AAATCTATTTCAACCCCTTCCATCGTTACACCGCCAATTCATACGCATCTCACTGAGTCCGGAACACGAACAACACCTTCTCTAGCAGC agAAACTGCATATGATGATCAACATTCTGAGAAGACCAGAAGAAAGCGTGGATCTATTTTCTTCCGTAAGAAAAAG GATAAAagtgggaaaaaaaatagtcaACAGCAACATGCATGGACCACAATGACAACTGGAGCACAGGGAAATCATCAATGTGATGTTTGCATGAAGCAATCAACGAGTAAACCAATTCTTCATTGTGAAA ATTGCGGATTATCGGTACATCAAAGTCAAGGATGCAAGGATCATTTGGTATCAGAATGTACCAAGTCTAAGCATCAGTCTGTAAAAGCTGTTATAAAATCAACATCGAGTATTTCTTCGGTTACAAGTAACAATAGCGTGAAAAGAGGTTCGACGGCATCGTTACCATTACCAACATCATCTGGAAGTGGAAG GGAAATTAACAGCAAGAAAACAGTGACAAGCTACAGCCCTTGGCGGCGAGTTGCCACCAAGCTCGGAGTCAA TCAAACAATTAATGAGGAAAAGGATACAGATGGTAGTGGTTCACATCGGGATGCTTCCAG tgGTTGGGAAGAATTCGATTTTGGAGATGAAGCACATCAGTTTACTGTAGGTGATCTTGAAGGCTTAGATCCTGAACTGGGCTTAGGAAAGGAAGAACATGATTCATGGAGTACAGCCATTGGAAGACACGTAGCATCACGTCTCGTAGATCATTGTGAACGCGAAGTGAAGAGGCAAGagcatatatatgaatttgtgTTAACAGAGAAACATCATTGCTTAGTATTATTAGCCATGGAAAGGATCTTCGTGGAAGGTTTACGACGTCATTTCCGTTTGGGACAACCAAATCTAGAACGAATGTTTCCAAGATTACGTGATCTCATCGAAATTCATTTAAGATTTCTACAGAAATTACGTAAACGTCAAAATGCAAATTCCGTTGTTCCTACTATCGCCGACATACTCGTCGAACAATTCTCAGGTGAAAATGCGCAACGTATGAAAAGTGCATATGGAGAATTTTGTAGTCGTCATAGAGAAGCCGTTGAAacttataagtattatttgcATCATGATACTCGATTTGAACGTTTTGTACGTCACTGTCAG ACAAATCCTTTGTTGAAGAAGAAGGGTATTCCAGAATGTATATTGTTCGTTACACAACGTTTAACAAAATATCCATTACTAGTCGAACCACTTATTAAAACCGGTATTATGCAAGATGAAGGAGAGAGCTTGAGAAAAGCTTTGGGACTAGTGAAAGAAATTTTAGCTGATGTAGATGCGTGCGTGGCAgataaagaaagggaagataGAAAATTAGAGATTTATAATAA GATCGACGCGAAATCGTTTGCCACGTACCGTGGTGCCAAGTTCAAAAAATCGGATATAATGGcatttaatagaattttaaaatTCGAAGGCACGGCATATTTAATGCAAGGTCGTGGAAAAACGACTGCCATCGTCGTAGTAGTTCTTTCcgatatattattcttcttagtTGAAAGAGATCAAAAATATGCTTTCTTAGTTCCGGACAATAAAGCTGCTAGTGTGGTATcgttacaaaaattattggtACGAGAAAAAGCTGGCCAAGAATCTAGGGGTATATACTTGATAAGTAGCAATCCGGCGGAACCTGAAATGTTTGAGTTAAAAGTTCAAAAGCCTAAGGACAAACAATTCTGGATTCAAGCAATACGTTCGGCGGTTGAGGCTTGTCCTCAAGAACCTGAAAATGATACGGACGTTCTTATGGAtggcaatagtaataatgaattaagGGATACACGTTCATCCTCCATATCGATGCTTTCCGTCGAAGAAAGgcaaaaaatgattaaagctAAGGAATCGCACATATTTAGAATTGTCG GCGAATTACGAAAGAAGGACGCGGAACAGGCGTTGctgttcgaagaaaaaattaatttacaagtACGACTTCTACGTGCATCTAATATTTGGAATGAAAATGATAGTGATTATGAAAAAACGGATaaagtggaaaaagaaattcgcgATTATACACGTCTTGTTCAAATGGAGGCGACGGATACCACTCAACTATGGCAAGAg GTTGTTGTCGCTGTACAGGAAGCCACACGATTGGCCAGTTCATTATCATTTAGTACTGGTGGTGCAACACTTTCTAGAAGTTTAAGTTCAGCGGGCGAACGCCATAGCGAAGCTTACGTTCCACCAGCTCTTTGCGTTCCTAGACGAGCAGAAACATTTGCTggtttcgataataacaaa GAAAGATATCCTGTACGTGAATCAGCGGCGATGAATGTAGGATCATCTCTCCCAAAAGTTGGtgaattttcgaaagaaagtcCCGAGGACAAAGAAAGTTCAGAATTGGACGCGAACAAAGATCAACAATGGACTGCGATACGTTTATCCCATCACGTTTATACTTTGCTTTGTATAATCAGTAATCAAATGACGACAATCGATAGTCTACAAGCGCAATTAGCTGCATGCAAGGAGGGAAGTATGGGAAAATCATCGAATAACAGGCCGAATCCAAATCGTCAATTGGAGGAGTTAAGAAATTTGCAGGATCAGCTTAGCAGGGAAAAGGCAGCGTTTCGTGCTGCTTCTcagcaagaaaaaaatcaattggaAGAGGAACGTGCAGAATTGGCAAGGCAGAGAGAACAATTGGCTGCAGAACAAAGGGACGTTACTCAACAGCGAGATCAATTGTATCGTCGATTGGAGGCGTTGGAACGTCAAGGTTTAAAGGCAGGCTCTACTACGGGTCCAACGACAATTCATTTGTCACACGTAACACAGGCTACAGAAATTGTACAACCACGGAAGTCTCAAGCAGACGCTAAGAGAATACCTATGAATTTAATCAGCGCTACCAATCAGCAGAAAGTACAAAGTAATGTTCCTGTGAAGCAACAACTCCCATTGAAGCTCGCAAGTggaagtaataacaatagcag GAGCGGAAGTACTGCGAGCCACTATAGTCCGGATCGGCATACTAGAACAGGAAGTAGCCCTGCTATCGTAACCGGATCTACGTTCTCTTCTCCTGAACTCGGCAATAGTCATGGTAATAGTGGCACCACGAGTCAAATACATTCCTCTAATCGATCTCTTCGAAATACACGATCTCCTCCTGAATCGtatcaacaacaacatcaacgAGCGGAACAGCAACAACCTTTGGAGGAGGAGGTGATCTTTTTCTGA